Genomic segment of bacterium Unc6:
TGCTTCCCTGTAGTAATATAATTAACAACTCTGGGTTCGTCATGTTCTGATGTTTTTCCCCGTTTGCACGAGGACAAGATTGTTTTTAAAAATGTTAGTAAGGTTTTTTGTATTTGTTTGTCATCATGCAAACCCCCACTTAATAACAAGTCTATTATATAAATTAAGTTTTGCCAAGTACTTTTTCTAAAAAATTTTTTTGCCTGTTCTTGTTTATCCCCGCCACTGAGAATCTGGCGAGCAGGCACGGGCAAGTCAACGCTCCTTCAGGCTTACTGCACCGCAAGGAAGGACGATAGGGTTTTTCACATAGAATGGATTCTCGAGATAAAGGCAGTCGAGTAAAGGCAAAGGGGTTACGGCTGTGTCGCGTCGTCCGCTGAAGTTATTATGCCCGTTTTCTGGATTCGCGTATTGCCTTTAATATTTCTCTTCTTGTAATACTTTTGCTCAAACCCGGCACATCAAAGGGAGAACGGCAAGAGCGTGTTTTAGGCGCAATAGAAAACATATCGCCTTTGCGCCGACGAATAACAACCTCCTCGCTTTTAGACTCTTCAAGGATGTCTGTCAGTTTCTCGCGGGCCTGTGAATAGGTATAAATCTTCATAATTTATTCCACCACCTTTATTCCAAGTTTTCCTGCAATATCACACATACTATCATCAAGGCTGATGAGAGGTAATTTGTTTTCTATGCAGCACTGCAAATAGTACGCATCATAAGCATATATATTGAACCGCAGAGCAATTTTCATCGCCTCGTGAATTTTTACCGAAACCAACCTGACTACTATGCGCTGCGACAGGTCGAACGCCCGAAGGACTTCTCGATCATTAAGACGCCCTTTTCTTTTTACAGCGATTAATGCATTGCCGATCTCATAGGGCAAAACTTCAGGTGAAATAATGC
This window contains:
- a CDS encoding prevent-host-death protein, which gives rise to MKIYTYSQAREKLTDILEESKSEEVVIRRRKGDMFSIAPKTRSCRSPFDVPGLSKSITRREILKAIRESRKRA